A window of Bacteroidota bacterium genomic DNA:
TCAGCTTCCGATCGTGCTAAAACCGTACAGGCCTTGGTTGACCCTACTACCAAACCCGATGAATTGGGTCGTCCCGGACACATCTTCCCCTTAAAAGCCAAAACCGAAGGCGTGATACGTCGTGCAGGTCATACCGAAGCGGCTATTGATTTTGCCCGTTTGGCAGGATTTGAGCCCGCAGGCTGTATCGTTGAGATTTTGAACGAGGACGGAAGCATGGCCCGCCTTCCTGATTTGATGGAAGTGGCACAAAAACACGATTTGAAAATATGCTCGATTAAAGATTTGATTGAGTACCGCCTGAAAACCGAAACACTTATAAAACGCGAAATTTCGGTGCGTATGCCCACTGCCTACGGCGATTTTGATTTAGTAGCCTACAAACAGGTACACACCGGCGAGGAGCATCTTGCCCTTGTGAAAGGTGCATGGGAAGAAGGCGAACCCGTGTTGGTACGCGTACACTCATCGTGTGTAACGGGCGATATTTTCGGCTCGATGCGTTGCGATTGCGGCGAGCAACTTCACGCTGCCATGCAAATTGTAGAGAAAGAAGGTAAAGGTGTAGTGTTGTACATTAACCAAGAAGGCCGAGGTATTGGCCTGCTAAACAAGCTAAAGGCATACAAATTGCAAGAGCAGGGATTGGATACTGTGGAGGCTAATTTGCAGCTTGGGTTTAAGATGGACGAACGCGATTACGGTGTGGGTGCACAAATATTGCGTGATTTGGGCGTTTGCAAAATGAAACTAATAACCAATAACCCCACTAAACGTGCGGGGCTTATAGGTTACGGTTTAGAGATTGCCGACACTGTGCCTTTGCAGGTAAAACCCAACCAACACAACCAAAAGTATTTAGATACCAAAAAACAAAAAATGGGGCACGATTTGAAAGACTTGCTTGCATAATCATCTAATAGTAAACAGAGAATAAAGAGCGTTAGAGCATAAATGATAGACTTAACCAATTTTTCGTTCGATTTTGGCGGACGATATTTATATAAAGACACCAACTGGAATATTAAACCCGGCGACCGTTTTGGGTTGATTGGGAAGAACGGTACCGGAAAATCAACGTTGCTGAGGGTGATGACGGGTGAGTACAGCCTTACCAGCGGCATCTATTCTAAACCTAAAGACGTTACTATCGGGTTTTTGAATCAGGATTTGCTGAGTTATGAAAGTAACGAGAGCATTTTGAATGTGGCTTTGCAGGCATTTAGCCGTGTATTGGAACTTGAAAAAGACATTGCCCATATATACGAGCGCATGGTGGATGACCATAGCGATGCAATTATGCAGGAGCTATCAAACAAACAAACCGAATACGAAAGTCTTGACGGGTACAACATACACCATAAAACCGAGGAAGTATTAGAGGGTTTGGGTTTTAGTACGGCCGATTTGCAAAAGCCGCTTTCGCAATTTTCGGGTGGATGGCGTATGCGGGTTATGCTGGCCAAGCTGCTGTTGCAAAAACCTGACTTGCTGTTATTGGATGAGCCCACCAACCACTTGGATTTACCTTCTATTGAATGGTTGGAAGAATATGTGAGAAATTACGAAGGCAGTGTGGTAGTGGTATCGCACGACCGTTACTTTTTGGATAAAGTGGTGAATAAAATTGCCGAGGTTGCGTTTCAAAAAATTACGGTGTACCCCGGTAACTACGAGTATTATCTTGAAACAAAAGCCGAACGTGATGATTTGCAGCAAAAAGCCTTTGATAACCAGCAAAATTACATACGTCAGCAAGAGCGTTTTATAGAACGTTTTAAAGCAAAAGCCTCAAAAGCTACGGCAGCACAAAGCCGCCAGAAATTACTGGATAAACTGGAGCGGGTAGATGAGGTGCAAACTGATGACACCAAAATAAACCTTCAGTTTAAAGTAACCCAGCAATCGGGTAAAGTAGTTTCGGAACTAAAAGACATTACCAAACGCTACGGAGATAACCTGATACTAAACAATACCAGCGGCCAGATAATAAAAGGCGATAAAATTGCCCTTATAGGTGCCAACGGTAGGGGAAAATCGACCTTGTTGCGTATTGTGGCAGGACAGGAAAAGGTAGAAGGGCAGGCGATAAAAGGGTACAACGTGCGCGAAGCTTTTTACGCACAGCACCAGTTAGAATCGTTAAATGTTAACTACGAGATATTAGAAGAATTACAACATTTTGCGGGTGACCGTAAAGACCAAGAATTGCGAACAGTATTAGGCTGTTTCCTGTTTACAGGCGATGATGTGTTTAAAAAGATAAAAGTACTTTCGGGTGGAGAGAAGGCAAGGGTGGCACTGGCCAAAACACTGTTAAGCGAAGCCAACTTTTTGTTGCTGGATGAGCCCACCAACCACTTGGATATGCAAAGTATCAACATCTTAATACAATCATTGCAGCAGTACGAAGGCACATTTTTGGTTGTTTCGCACGATAGGCACTTTGTATCACACATAGCCAACAAAATTTGGTGGATTGAAAACCATGAATTGAAGGAATATGTGGGTACTTATGATGAGTATGAAGAATGGCGCAAACGCCGTGAGGCCGAAGAAAAAGTAAAGCCTGCCGCACCTGCTGTAAAAATTGAAAGCAAGCCAAAGGTTGAAACGGTTGCTAAACCTGATGCGAACAAGGATGCTGAGCACAAAAAGCTGAACAAGGAATTGGCAACTGCCGAAGCGCACGTGGCTAAACTGAACCAGCAAAAAGAGCAGTTAGAAAACGAAATGGCGAAGCCTGAAAATGTTTCTAACGCTGATAAAATGGCTACCTTGCAGAAAGAGTACAACGCACTGACAACACAAATTGCCGCGGCTGATAAACAGTACGAAGCAATTTTTGAGCAGTTGCTTGCGTTTGAGGAATAACAAAACATACCGCCTCCGCTCTTTAGGGGCGGAGGTATAACTATACAATTACCTATGGGGGTAAAAAAAGCGTTTCTTCTGATTTTTGGTTTTGTACCGGCCATGCTT
This region includes:
- a CDS encoding bifunctional 3,4-dihydroxy-2-butanone-4-phosphate synthase/GTP cyclohydrolase II, which gives rise to MKTEIKLNTIEEGIEEIRKGKMIIVVDDEDRENEGDFLTAARNVTPEMINFMAREGRGLICVPLTEERCNDLQLDMMVGRNTATHETAFTVSVDLLGKGCTTGISASDRAKTVQALVDPTTKPDELGRPGHIFPLKAKTEGVIRRAGHTEAAIDFARLAGFEPAGCIVEILNEDGSMARLPDLMEVAQKHDLKICSIKDLIEYRLKTETLIKREISVRMPTAYGDFDLVAYKQVHTGEEHLALVKGAWEEGEPVLVRVHSSCVTGDIFGSMRCDCGEQLHAAMQIVEKEGKGVVLYINQEGRGIGLLNKLKAYKLQEQGLDTVEANLQLGFKMDERDYGVGAQILRDLGVCKMKLITNNPTKRAGLIGYGLEIADTVPLQVKPNQHNQKYLDTKKQKMGHDLKDLLA
- a CDS encoding ABC-F family ATP-binding cassette domain-containing protein → MIDLTNFSFDFGGRYLYKDTNWNIKPGDRFGLIGKNGTGKSTLLRVMTGEYSLTSGIYSKPKDVTIGFLNQDLLSYESNESILNVALQAFSRVLELEKDIAHIYERMVDDHSDAIMQELSNKQTEYESLDGYNIHHKTEEVLEGLGFSTADLQKPLSQFSGGWRMRVMLAKLLLQKPDLLLLDEPTNHLDLPSIEWLEEYVRNYEGSVVVVSHDRYFLDKVVNKIAEVAFQKITVYPGNYEYYLETKAERDDLQQKAFDNQQNYIRQQERFIERFKAKASKATAAQSRQKLLDKLERVDEVQTDDTKINLQFKVTQQSGKVVSELKDITKRYGDNLILNNTSGQIIKGDKIALIGANGRGKSTLLRIVAGQEKVEGQAIKGYNVREAFYAQHQLESLNVNYEILEELQHFAGDRKDQELRTVLGCFLFTGDDVFKKIKVLSGGEKARVALAKTLLSEANFLLLDEPTNHLDMQSINILIQSLQQYEGTFLVVSHDRHFVSHIANKIWWIENHELKEYVGTYDEYEEWRKRREAEEKVKPAAPAVKIESKPKVETVAKPDANKDAEHKKLNKELATAEAHVAKLNQQKEQLENEMAKPENVSNADKMATLQKEYNALTTQIAAADKQYEAIFEQLLAFEE